One part of the Acidobacteriota bacterium genome encodes these proteins:
- a CDS encoding multidrug efflux RND transporter permease subunit: MAKFFIHHPVFAMVIAAVVVIIGGVAIPSLPIASYPPVVPPVVQIIASYRGGNALDLEKTVAQPIEQQLVGLDGMLYFFSRSSNDGVLTIDVTYQLGTDIDLAVVKTQNKVSLAAPSLPPEVTREGVTVKKVSSVFLQAVLLTASDGRYDDLFLNNYATINLLDAMGSLPGVGDVRLVARKDYGMRIWINPDKMAKLGLTATDMATAISAQNRQNPAGSIGQPPMPAGVDFQYPVNASGRLLEPEQFGDIVVRAQPDSSLLRVKDVARVELGAQDYKSFSRLDGKPAALMVVYLAPGANAVETGKRVRAYMAEAQQRFPAGVEYAIPYDSTMFVTTSIEEVVQTLIEAVLLVILVVFIFLQSWRATLIPLLTVPVSIIGTFALFPALGFSINMTSMFGLVLAIGIVVDDAIVVVEAVQQGIDAGLAPRAATLRAMEEVSGPVVAIAFILAAVFIPVAFLGGITGQIYRQLALTIAVSVLISAFSALSLSPALSALILKPQRPDAAKGRMTRLLDKFFAGFNRAFEWTTQRYLSGVSLLIRRAALAILALVIFFVLAGGLFRALPTGFLPDEDQGAIFTAIRLPDGASLERNQKLTARVEEIIKATPGVQNVTTLGGFDITSSTSNSNVSTIIITLDPWDKRKRADLQLDGVLGRLQRQFNQVEGAIIFGFGLPPILGLSPSGGFEFMLEDRAGNDIGQLAEATQSLISAANQRPELTRVSTGFRDSVPQISVQLDRDKAQTLGIPVTDVYNTLQTFLGGLYVNDFNRFNRTWRVLVQGEPEFRTRPEEINRFYVRSAQGVMVPLSTLVSSQSVSGPEVIYRYNRYRTAKINGAGAPGYSSGQAAAAMEDLARTTLPQGYGYEWTGTTYQQKQSEGREIYIFGFAALLVFLFLAALYESWSIPFAVLLAVPLGLFGALLAVFLRSYPYDVYTQIGIVTLIGLAAKNAILIVEFAKLKHEEGQPILAAAMDAARLRLRPILMTSFAFILGVVPLVVASGAGAASRRALGTAVFGGMLAATLLAIFIVPVLYVVIQGFAERQTRGQQAVPVVPAHAASKGED, encoded by the coding sequence ATGGCGAAGTTTTTCATCCACCATCCCGTGTTTGCGATGGTCATCGCCGCCGTCGTCGTTATCATCGGCGGCGTGGCGATTCCGAGTTTGCCCATCGCGTCGTATCCGCCCGTTGTGCCGCCCGTCGTGCAGATCATCGCCAGCTATCGCGGCGGCAACGCGCTTGATTTGGAAAAGACCGTGGCGCAACCCATCGAGCAGCAGTTGGTCGGCCTCGACGGCATGCTCTATTTCTTTTCGCGCAGCTCGAACGACGGCGTGCTGACGATTGACGTGACCTACCAACTCGGCACCGACATAGACCTGGCCGTCGTCAAAACGCAGAACAAGGTCAGCCTGGCCGCGCCATCGCTGCCGCCCGAAGTCACACGTGAGGGCGTGACAGTCAAAAAAGTCTCTTCGGTCTTTTTGCAGGCCGTGTTGTTGACGGCGTCGGACGGGCGCTACGACGATTTGTTTTTGAACAACTACGCGACGATCAATTTGCTCGATGCGATGGGCAGCCTGCCTGGCGTGGGCGATGTGCGACTGGTGGCGCGCAAAGATTACGGCATGCGCATCTGGATCAACCCGGACAAGATGGCGAAGCTGGGCTTGACGGCGACCGATATGGCAACTGCCATCAGCGCGCAGAACCGGCAGAACCCGGCGGGTTCCATCGGCCAGCCGCCGATGCCCGCGGGCGTGGACTTTCAGTACCCGGTCAATGCCAGCGGTCGTTTGCTGGAACCGGAACAGTTCGGCGACATCGTGGTGCGCGCGCAACCAGACAGTTCGCTGCTGCGCGTCAAAGACGTGGCGCGCGTCGAGTTGGGCGCGCAGGATTACAAATCGTTCAGCCGGCTCGACGGCAAACCGGCGGCGTTGATGGTGGTCTATCTTGCGCCCGGCGCGAACGCGGTCGAGACCGGCAAGCGCGTGCGCGCCTACATGGCCGAAGCGCAGCAGCGGTTTCCTGCTGGCGTCGAATATGCCATTCCCTATGATTCGACGATGTTCGTCACGACTTCGATTGAAGAGGTCGTGCAAACGCTCATCGAAGCCGTGCTGCTGGTGATTCTGGTGGTCTTTATTTTTTTGCAAAGCTGGCGCGCGACGTTGATTCCGCTGCTAACAGTGCCGGTCTCGATCATCGGCACGTTCGCGCTATTTCCCGCGCTCGGCTTCTCGATCAATATGACGAGCATGTTCGGGCTGGTGCTGGCGATTGGTATTGTCGTGGACGACGCCATCGTCGTCGTCGAAGCCGTGCAGCAGGGCATTGATGCCGGCCTCGCGCCGCGCGCAGCCACACTGCGCGCGATGGAAGAAGTTTCGGGGCCGGTCGTCGCTATCGCGTTTATTCTGGCGGCGGTCTTTATTCCCGTCGCGTTTCTGGGCGGCATCACCGGACAAATCTATCGGCAGTTAGCGCTGACCATCGCCGTGTCGGTGTTGATTTCGGCGTTCAGTGCGCTGTCGCTCAGTCCGGCGCTCAGCGCGCTCATCCTCAAACCGCAACGGCCTGACGCCGCCAAAGGCCGTATGACGCGCCTCTTGGACAAATTCTTCGCGGGCTTCAATCGCGCCTTTGAGTGGACAACGCAGCGTTATCTTTCCGGCGTGAGTTTGCTCATCCGCCGGGCGGCGCTGGCAATCCTCGCGCTCGTGATTTTCTTCGTGCTGGCCGGCGGATTGTTCAGAGCGTTGCCGACAGGCTTTTTGCCCGACGAAGATCAGGGCGCGATCTTCACCGCGATTCGGTTGCCCGATGGTGCGTCACTCGAACGCAATCAGAAGCTCACCGCGCGCGTCGAAGAGATCATCAAAGCCACGCCCGGTGTGCAGAACGTGACGACGCTGGGCGGCTTTGACATCACCAGTTCGACTAGCAATTCCAATGTCTCAACGATCATCATCACGCTCGACCCGTGGGACAAGCGCAAGCGCGCAGATCTGCAACTCGACGGGGTGCTGGGCAGATTGCAGCGTCAGTTCAATCAAGTCGAAGGCGCGATCATCTTCGGTTTCGGATTGCCGCCGATTCTGGGCTTGAGCCCGTCAGGCGGCTTTGAATTCATGCTCGAAGACCGCGCGGGCAACGACATCGGGCAATTGGCTGAAGCGACGCAGAGCTTGATCAGTGCGGCCAATCAGCGGCCCGAACTGACACGCGTTAGCACCGGCTTCCGCGACAGCGTGCCGCAGATTTCCGTCCAGCTTGACCGTGACAAAGCGCAAACGCTGGGCATTCCCGTGACTGACGTTTACAACACGCTGCAAACATTTTTGGGCGGCCTTTACGTCAACGACTTCAACCGCTTCAACCGCACCTGGCGCGTGCTGGTGCAGGGCGAACCGGAGTTCCGCACCCGGCCTGAAGAGATCAATCGTTTTTATGTGCGTTCGGCGCAGGGGGTGATGGTGCCGTTGAGCACGTTGGTCAGCAGCCAATCGGTCAGCGGGCCGGAGGTGATCTACCGGTACAACCGTTATCGCACAGCGAAGATCAACGGGGCGGGCGCGCCCGGTTACAGTTCGGGCCAGGCCGCCGCGGCGATGGAAGACCTAGCGCGCACGACTTTGCCGCAAGGCTACGGCTACGAATGGACGGGTACGACCTATCAGCAAAAACAATCCGAAGGCCGCGAAATCTACATCTTCGGCTTTGCGGCGCTGTTAGTGTTTCTCTTTTTGGCGGCGCTCTATGAAAGCTGGTCCATTCCCTTCGCTGTGCTGCTGGCCGTGCCGCTCGGCTTGTTCGGCGCGCTGCTGGCGGTCTTCCTGCGCTCGTATCCCTACGATGTCTACACGCAAATCGGCATTGTCACGTTGATTGGGCTGGCCGCCAAAAACGCCATCCTGATCGTCGAATTCGCCAAGCTAAAACATGAAGAGGGCCAGCCGATTCTCGCTGCCGCGATGGACGCCGCGCGGCTGCGGTTGCGTCCGATTTTGATGACGTCATTTGCGTTCATTCTCGGCGTTGTGCCGCTGGTGGTCGCCTCGGGCGCGGGCGCGGCGTCGCGGCGCGCGTTGGGCACGGCAGTCTTCGGCGGCATGCTGGCGGCGACGCTGCTGGCGATTTTCATCGTGCCGGTGCTCTACGTCGTGATTCAAGGCTTTGCCGAACGCCAGACGCGCGGGCAGCAGGCCGTGCCCGTTGTACCTGCACACGCCGCATCAAAAGGAGAGGATTGA
- a CDS encoding efflux RND transporter periplasmic adaptor subunit, which yields MRSKTVSKTIVMFYALCFASLSFAGCKGRNTAPGRAAAPPPPVVSVLEVALEDTPIYSEYVAQTFARDLVEVRGRVDGYIEKRSFAVGAKVRAGELLYVLDLRPYQAEVAKAKAAVAQAEAGLEFARKQVALAQSEADLAQAEANLAKAEQDVARLEPLTAKEAAPQQDLDNARSAVRVNEANVNARRASVEQARLSTRTQVDAAQAQLDAVRAALRQAELNLDYATIRAPISGRIGDSLIQVGGLVTKSSPQPLTTLIPLDPIWVRFQIAEAEHLRFVKRADREAATRVPMELILADNSVHPYKGHYQNAVNQVDPKTGTLELQATFPNPDLNVLPGQFGRVRFSNNQRTNVILVPQRALQELQGAQSVLVVGPENKVLARSVVTGERVGERRIIMQGLKPGDRVIVEGLQKARPGAVVQPKPYQASAPQ from the coding sequence ATGAGGTCAAAAACTGTTTCGAAAACCATCGTCATGTTCTACGCCCTCTGCTTTGCCAGCCTCAGTTTTGCGGGCTGCAAGGGGAGAAACACCGCGCCGGGTCGGGCCGCCGCGCCGCCGCCGCCGGTGGTGTCGGTGCTTGAGGTCGCGCTCGAAGACACGCCGATTTACAGCGAGTACGTTGCACAGACCTTTGCGCGTGATCTGGTCGAAGTGCGGGGCCGCGTGGATGGCTACATTGAAAAGCGCAGCTTTGCCGTCGGCGCGAAGGTGCGGGCAGGCGAGCTGCTTTACGTGCTCGACCTGCGGCCTTATCAAGCCGAGGTCGCCAAGGCGAAAGCGGCAGTGGCGCAAGCCGAAGCGGGTTTGGAATTCGCGCGCAAGCAGGTCGCGCTGGCACAATCGGAAGCCGATCTGGCGCAGGCCGAAGCGAATCTCGCCAAAGCCGAGCAGGACGTGGCGCGGCTCGAACCGCTCACCGCGAAAGAGGCCGCGCCGCAGCAGGATTTGGACAACGCGCGTTCCGCCGTGCGGGTCAACGAAGCCAACGTCAACGCGCGCCGCGCCAGCGTCGAGCAAGCGCGGCTTTCCACGCGCACGCAGGTAGACGCCGCGCAGGCGCAACTCGATGCGGTGCGCGCGGCCTTGCGCCAGGCCGAATTGAATCTGGATTACGCGACGATCCGCGCGCCGATCAGCGGGCGCATCGGCGACAGCCTGATTCAGGTGGGCGGGCTGGTGACCAAGAGTTCGCCGCAGCCGCTGACGACGCTCATCCCGCTCGATCCGATTTGGGTGCGCTTTCAAATCGCCGAAGCCGAACATCTCAGGTTCGTCAAACGCGCCGACCGCGAGGCCGCCACGCGCGTGCCGATGGAACTGATCCTCGCCGACAACAGCGTGCATCCTTACAAAGGTCATTATCAAAACGCCGTCAATCAGGTTGACCCCAAGACCGGCACGCTGGAATTGCAGGCGACCTTTCCCAATCCTGACTTGAACGTATTGCCGGGACAGTTTGGCCGCGTGCGCTTCAGCAATAACCAACGCACCAATGTCATCCTGGTGCCGCAGCGCGCGCTGCAGGAATTGCAGGGCGCGCAATCGGTGCTGGTCGTGGGGCCGGAAAACAAAGTACTCGCGCGCAGTGTCGTCACGGGCGAGCGCGTGGGCGAGCGGCGCATCATCATGCAGGGACTCAAACCCGGCGACCGCGTGATTGTCGAAGGCTTGCAGAAAGCGCGGCCCGGCGCAGTCGTACAGCCGAAACCGTATCAGGCGTCCGCGCCGCAATAG
- a CDS encoding cytochrome P460 family protein — MNRKRMLMIGITTIWLAALSGLAISSQDKYTVKVPGGLAFSEFRGYEVWQAISISRNERVVAMILGNPAMIAAYQAGIPANGKPVPDGAKMAKIHWKPKPNQFFPDATVPGDLVNVDFMVKDSKRFADSGGWGYAVFDYNAASDTFTPGTTAGTPPQGNDAKCGFACHTSAKARDYVFTEYGKR; from the coding sequence ATGAATCGCAAGAGAATGTTGATGATTGGAATTACCACGATCTGGCTTGCCGCCTTAAGCGGCTTGGCTATTTCCTCGCAGGACAAGTACACCGTGAAAGTACCGGGCGGACTCGCGTTCTCAGAGTTCAGAGGATACGAAGTATGGCAGGCTATCTCCATCAGTCGGAACGAAAGGGTTGTCGCAATGATTCTCGGCAATCCCGCGATGATCGCCGCCTACCAGGCCGGCATTCCCGCCAACGGCAAGCCCGTCCCTGACGGCGCGAAGATGGCCAAGATTCACTGGAAACCGAAACCGAACCAGTTCTTCCCGGATGCGACCGTGCCGGGCGATTTGGTGAACGTGGACTTCATGGTGAAGGACAGCAAGCGGTTCGCGGACAGCGGCGGTTGGGGTTATGCCGTGTTCGATTACAACGCCGCATCCGATACGTTCACGCCCGGCACCACCGCTGGTACGCCGCCGCAGGGGAACGACGCCAAGTGCGGGTTCGCGTGCCACACGAGTGCGAAGGCGAGGGATTACGTTTTTACGGAATACGGAAAGCGGTGA